The genome window TCTTCAAAAGGTTTGGAATATCCTGTTGTCTTTGTCGCAGGGATGGGGCGACCGTTTAATAAAATGGATTTCCACAATCCATATTTATTCGATCAAGATTTTGGCCTTGCAGTGAAGGCGATTGATCCAGAAAATCGTATTACGTATACATCCCTACCTTTTTTAGCTCTAAAGGAGAAAAAGGAGCTCGAAATGCGTGCTGAGGAAATGCGTGTATTATACGTAGCAATGACACGTGCGAAGGAGCGACTTATTTTAGTAGGGTCTGTGAAAAATTGGAGTAAAACGCTCGACAATTGGCAGGATGCACAAAGTTTGCCGGTAGATGCCCCGCTTCAGGAGTATTTACGTGCGCGAGCTAATAGCTACTTTGACTGGATTGGGCCTGCAGTTGCAAGGCATGCAGATTTTACAGCAATTGCTACTTCCACTTATAAGGCACCTGAAGATGTATCACATTGGTGGGTACGTGCTGTCGATACGAGACATTATACGTATGATTTGCAAGCGTTAGAGGATGAGGTACAGCAATTGCTCGAAACGCCTAATGACGTAGAGTTATTATCAGAAATTACGACGCGCTTTCAAGCACAGTATTCATTTCAAAAATCAACACAAAAACGCTCAAAAACATCTGTTAGTGAAATTAAGCGTTTAGAAAATTTACAGCGGCAGGAGGAGCCTGAATATTACTTTTCAGTACCTTCTAAGCAAAAAATGACAACCATTGCGCCACGTCCAAGCTTTTTACAGGACAAGCAGCTAACAGGCGCAGAAATCGGAACAGCTGTCCACACAGTCATGCAGCATGTACCTCAAAACGGCTTTACGGATGTACAGGAGGTTAAGGCGTTTGTCGCTGATTTAGTGGCAAGGCAGCTATTGACGGAGGCTGAGGGAAAGGTTGTTCCATGGAAAAAAATATATAATTTCTTTACAACAGACATTGGACATCGTTTTAAAAAGGCAAAAACAGTCCGGAGAGAAATGCCATTTACGATTAGTAGAGTAGATGAAGATGGCGATGCTCAAATTGTACAAGGGATTATTGATTGCTTATTTGAGGATGAAAACGGTGAATGGGTCTTGCTTGATTATAAGACAGATCGCATCCAATCACATTTTGCTGAGGAGCCAGCGCTAACGAAGGAACTCTTAGGCAGATATGGTGTGCAACTCAGAGTTTATAGTGAGGCAATCGAATCTATTCTTCAAATCAAAGTGAGTGACAAAGTTCTATATTTATTAGATATTGAGCGAGCTTTACATGCATAAGTAAACGCGGTGAAAATAGGGCATCTGAAGTAGTTTACAAGAGTAGACGCCCTGTTTTCACTAAAGCGTTATTAAATAGAGGAGGCTATTTTGTGGATTTAAAACCGACAATGTTGCAGGAACGCATCGCAACATTAGATATTTTACGAGGTATTAGCTTACTAGGCATTTTACTCGTAAATATATTTGCCTTTTATTTGCCGATGCCATATATTGATTTGGCATCATGGTTTACAACACCGTCAGATATGGTGTGGCAGCAAAATTTAGATATTTATGTACAAAGTAGCTTTTATCCACTATTTGCCATGCTATTTGGCTATGGATTCGCTATGCAATGGCAGAAAGCACAAAGTCGTGAACAAAATTTTTATTCGATAGGACTGCGAAGACTTTCTGTATTATTTGTATTTGGTTTTATCCATGCTGTGCTAATTTGGTGGGGCGACATTTTGATGATGTATGCATTTTGTGGCGTATTTTTATTGCTATTATTACGTCTACATCCGATTTGGTTATTGTCAATCGGTATTATCATTTACGGTATTATGCAAGCTTTTATGTTATTTATTGTAGGATTTATTAATTTTAATACAGAGATTGATGAGTATTTAGATATAACTTCAGTAGAGCAAGCGATAACTGCTTATGGAACGGGGAGTTGGGTAGATGCATTTATGCAACGTTTAACCGATTTATCTATTCAGGCTGGGATAGGCATGTGGTTTGTAGCATTATTTACAATTTTACCATATATGTTAATTGGTGCCGCAGCCTCTAAATGGCGTTTAGTGGAACGAGCAAAGGAGTTAAAATGGCTTTGGCTGACGTTAGCAATAGCCGGGGTGGCAATTGGTATTTTTGTAAAGAGCTTACCTATCATGTTGACGCGTACGCATTTATTAGACTACTTGAAAGTATACATAGGTGGTCCAATTTTATCAGTTGGCTATATTGGGATTATTGTATTACTTTGTTTACTGCCAGTTGTACCAAAGTTACTCAGTCCTTTTGCAAAAATGGGGCGCATGTCGTTAACGATGTACATACTTCAATCGATAATTGGAACATGTTTATTTTATCAATTTGGATTTGGCTGGTATGGAAAAGTGAGCGTTGAAACAGGCGTGTTAATTGCAATCAGTATTATTGTTGTACAAATGATTGTGGCGGAAATTTGGCTAGCGAAATGGAAACAGGGTCCGTTAGAGGCTTTATGGCGGAAATTAACATATAAGGCGAATACTAAAGCGGGATAATTGTGTGAAGGTGCTCGACTCTCTTGCAAAAATCGAGCAATCTGCGATGGAAATCAGCCTTCATTTTTAATGTGATGGCAACATAAAGTGAATGAATGCGTCTTGTATAATAAGAATAATTTATTGCGATTTGGCTCATTAACAAAAGTTGGGGATAGCATTTGTTAAAACGTATATTATGCAAATAGTTGATCTTCGTTACGACTGGGCGACTCCTTGGGGATCAGCGTCACAGATGTGACCCTGCAGCGAAGCGTCAGCAACAAAGCGCCTAGTCGGAACGGAAATTAACTCCACGTTATGGTGAAGAGCCTGCGAAATATTAGGAATAAAAATAGTTGTCGCAAAAGTAAGGCAATTCCTATAATATTGTTGTATCATGTAGAAAAAAGAAGGAGCTCTGAAAATCATGAAAATTTTATCATTTAAATTAGGTGGACATGTAAGCTTTGGACCAAAAGTAAAAAAAGAAGAAGCGGTATGGGATGTACTCGCTATTCAAAATGAACTTCAAGTTCTCCCTTCTTTTTCAAGTTCAATCGTGGATGGCATAGCTTTAGGCTTTGATTTTGTTGAACAGATTCGTAAATTAGTAGAAGCCGCTGAAAAATCAGATCGTGCAGATAGCTTTAAACGTGAATTTACAGTGATCGAATGGTTATCACCAATTCCACGTACACCAAAAAATATTATGTGTATTGGGAAAAACTATAATGAACATGCAAAAGAAATGGGTGCAGAGGCAGCCCCAACAGACTTAGTGGTATTTACAAAATCTCCGACTGCTATTGCTGCTGATGACCAAACTATTTCTATTCATGCTGATCTTTCATCCAAAATGGATTATGAAGGCGAATTAGCAATTGTTATTGGTAAACGTGGTAAAAATATTCCGAAAAACTTAGCATATGATTATGTATTTGGCTACACAATTGCCAATGATATAACAGCTCGTGATTTACAAGAAAAACATAAACAATATTTCTTAGGAAAAAGCTTGGAAGGTACTTGTCCACTTGGACCGTACCTTGTGACAAAAGATGAAATTCCAAATCCACAAGAGTTAACAGTGGTAACAAAAGTAAACGATGAAGTACGTCAAAACGGCTCAACAAAAGACATGATGTTCTCTGTAGAATCATTAGTATCGATTTTATCTCAGCACGTAACATTAGAGCCAGGCGATGTTATTTTAACTGGTACCCCAGCTGGTGTTGGAAAAGGCATGAATCCACCACAATTCTTAAAAGCTGGAGATACTGTAAAAGTATCCATTCAAGGCATCGGTACATTAGTCAATCATTTTGAATAATGGCTCTCAAATCCGCGCGAGTTTATACTCCGCGGATTTTTTTAAGTATATTGTGTGAACACTATGGTAATGTTTGAAACCCTTCCCATCACATGATAGGATAGAGTTTGATAGAAAAAAGAATATGAGGTGGGACAATAATGGGATTTTTAACTGACTCAACACATGCGCATATTGCTACTTGGGTAGTTGCAATCGTAATCTTTTTAATTGCAGCATTAATGGGCAAGCAGTCAAAAGGCTTACATATGACATTACGTTTATTCTACATTTTAATTATTATTACTGGTGGGGCACTATTCTTCCAGTATCAAACTAATGATCCAATGCTTTATGGTCTGAAATTCTTAGGCGGTATTTTAGTCATTGGTATGATGGAAATGGTATTAGTTCGTCAAAAGAAAAATAAACCAACTGGCCTGTTTTGGATTTTATTCGCAGTATTCTTATTCATTACATTATTCTTAGGCTTCAAACTGCCAATAGGACTACATTTCTTGGCATAATTATTTAGAAAAGTCGTGAAGATTTAGCTTCACGACTTTTATTTTTGGGGAGATAAAAAAACTGCTTAGGAAAGCCGAAGAAGTGATCGGTTAGCCCGACAAACTGCTCGAATCCTGCTACCAAGTCGATGAACTGTATTCGAAGAAGAAGTTGACACCTTTTTGCCGTAATTCATTTTGCATTTTCGGAAAATATTTTGAAATGATAGCGACGTGACTGTTTTATTTGGTAAAATGACGATGGATTGGTTTGAAAGAGAGGGAATAAAAGTGAAATTCAAGAAGTGGATAAGTGCGACAGCTGCATCGCTTTTACTAGCAACTTTATTAGTAAGTGCTACACCAGTTGCACATGCTGATGAAGCATCAACAAGAACGATTGCAGAAGAAAGCATCTATGATTTACTCGTTGACCGTTTCTTTAATGGTTCGGGCACTAACGATTTTGATACAAATACGCAAGACCCTACGAAATTTGCAGGAGGCGATTTTGCAGGTCTACAAGATAAACTGAAATTTATCGGAGAGATGGGCTTTACAATCGTTTCCATTGGTCCAATTTTTGCCACTGAGAAATATGATGGTTCGATGCTGACGAGCTATTCTACAATCGAGCGTCATTTTGGGACATCTGAAGAGTTTCAAAGTGTCGTTGAGGCCTATAAAGCCAAAAATATGTCGATCATGGTTGATTTTCCACTTAATAATGTAAGTCCGAATCATGAGTGGGCAAAGGATTCAGCAAAAAAGGACTGGATTGCTTCAACAAATAATGGACAAGTACAGTGGGACTTAACAAACAAAGATGTGCAAGAAGCGCTTATTAAATCAGCAACAGACTTTGTCTCTACATATGATGTTGGTGGGGTGCGTCTAACTAATATTGTTGGTGCCGATACAGAATTTATCGATGCAATGATTGCGGCATTAAAAGATACGAAAAAATCGCTTTTTGTGATTTCAAATGAAGAAAGTGATGCAAATTTTGATGCAAGCTTTTCACCAGCTACAGCGGATATTTACCGTAATATATTTAAAAATGTTGATAAGGATTCTTCTAAGTTGATGGAGCCTTTTACAGGTGAGAAACCAACTCAGATTATGGTTGATTCGCTAGATACACATCGTTTTACATTTGATTCTGCAACTGAAAATATGTTCCCGCCGACGCGTTTGAAAATGGCGATGGGTGCTTTATTTATGATGCCAGGGATTCCAGTTGTGCAATATGGTACAGAAATTGCGATGAACGGGGAAGAAAAGCCAGATACGCATCAAATATATAACTTTAAAACAGATACAGAATTAATCGACTATA of Lysinibacillus agricola contains these proteins:
- a CDS encoding DUF418 domain-containing protein — its product is MDLKPTMLQERIATLDILRGISLLGILLVNIFAFYLPMPYIDLASWFTTPSDMVWQQNLDIYVQSSFYPLFAMLFGYGFAMQWQKAQSREQNFYSIGLRRLSVLFVFGFIHAVLIWWGDILMMYAFCGVFLLLLLRLHPIWLLSIGIIIYGIMQAFMLFIVGFINFNTEIDEYLDITSVEQAITAYGTGSWVDAFMQRLTDLSIQAGIGMWFVALFTILPYMLIGAAASKWRLVERAKELKWLWLTLAIAGVAIGIFVKSLPIMLTRTHLLDYLKVYIGGPILSVGYIGIIVLLCLLPVVPKLLSPFAKMGRMSLTMYILQSIIGTCLFYQFGFGWYGKVSVETGVLIAISIIVVQMIVAEIWLAKWKQGPLEALWRKLTYKANTKAG
- a CDS encoding fumarylacetoacetate hydrolase family protein, whose amino-acid sequence is MKILSFKLGGHVSFGPKVKKEEAVWDVLAIQNELQVLPSFSSSIVDGIALGFDFVEQIRKLVEAAEKSDRADSFKREFTVIEWLSPIPRTPKNIMCIGKNYNEHAKEMGAEAAPTDLVVFTKSPTAIAADDQTISIHADLSSKMDYEGELAIVIGKRGKNIPKNLAYDYVFGYTIANDITARDLQEKHKQYFLGKSLEGTCPLGPYLVTKDEIPNPQELTVVTKVNDEVRQNGSTKDMMFSVESLVSILSQHVTLEPGDVILTGTPAGVGKGMNPPQFLKAGDTVKVSIQGIGTLVNHFE
- a CDS encoding YisL family protein, producing MGFLTDSTHAHIATWVVAIVIFLIAALMGKQSKGLHMTLRLFYILIIITGGALFFQYQTNDPMLYGLKFLGGILVIGMMEMVLVRQKKNKPTGLFWILFAVFLFITLFLGFKLPIGLHFLA
- a CDS encoding alpha-amylase family glycosyl hydrolase, giving the protein MKFKKWISATAASLLLATLLVSATPVAHADEASTRTIAEESIYDLLVDRFFNGSGTNDFDTNTQDPTKFAGGDFAGLQDKLKFIGEMGFTIVSIGPIFATEKYDGSMLTSYSTIERHFGTSEEFQSVVEAYKAKNMSIMVDFPLNNVSPNHEWAKDSAKKDWIASTNNGQVQWDLTNKDVQEALIKSATDFVSTYDVGGVRLTNIVGADTEFIDAMIAALKDTKKSLFVISNEESDANFDASFSPATADIYRNIFKNVDKDSSKLMEPFTGEKPTQIMVDSLDTHRFTFDSATENMFPPTRLKMAMGALFMMPGIPVVQYGTEIAMNGEEKPDTHQIYNFKTDTELIDYIKNVQSLRNQSATLRNGDFEVITNENGLLVFTRTSDEEKWVIMVNNTGKTQRVDLTPAQIGEGKMLNGILHEEKVRINEKDVYPVILDREMVEVYQIKNDEGFNIPYMVALGLVWVIFIGFVVVIIRRGKVRRKEQDVPK